The Falco rusticolus isolate bFalRus1 chromosome 4, bFalRus1.pri, whole genome shotgun sequence genome includes the window TTGAAAGCTTAAATTTGTATTCACTAATTTGTCTGTTGGCATCTCctagacaaaaataaacatgaatatATTACTCAAGGCAACTCTCTAAAATGGTAGTTCCTcgtttaattaaaattaattaaaaagaccATCTTTTTTGAGAAGCCTCTGTACAGGATTATAAAGAGGTAGatgttctttcagaaaactttgaGAGCATGGAAATAGTTTTCCTGTTATTTAGACAACACAACTACTGCTTCTGTTAAGAGTGTGCATTAAATATCAGATGTATAAATGATAcacatgccttttaaaatacatttctttagATCAGCAAactcatctctctctctctctcaaaaaaaccaGAGAACACAATAACCAACACACACTGCAAAATGGGTCAAATCACAATAGAAATAATACCAGCAGCATTTAGCATAGAAACGTGTAATAATATTTGAATGATAAGGAGCACAAGGCTTGAAACTGCCTGACAAACTCCAAGGAGctctgcaaattattttggtgTTAATTTTAGCCCTGACATTGCCAGCACTCTGCTCATGTTCATTGCTACAAGCATATTAAATGACAATCTGTCAAATAAGTaaagttttcagctgaagaaatagCTTGCTTGAAATGGAAAGTAGCTTACATGCTTCTATGAAGCAACACAATATTGTGTTAAACTAATAATTTTTGATGTTTTGCTTCAGCAAATAATAGACTTTTAGATGAAGTTTCTGTATCAAAGACTCCataatatataaagaaaaaaatccgGTAGAATATATTATCAAAATACCTCAGTTGAAATTCTATCATCTAAAAATTGACATTGTTCCAGTAGTGGCACCCACTCTAGGCAAGGTcatcaactgaaaaataacttcccAGAATGTTGTTCAACACTGAAAGAGGCAGATTTTTAAGCTATTCTACTGGAAGAAATTTCCTGCAAGGAGTGACATCAACAAAAAACTAGCTGTTCAACAACTGTTCATTCACAATACTATTACTGCACAACAATATAGGAATGGGAGGTGGAACAGAGTCTGTTTCCTCTCCCCAGTAAGAATACCTTTAAGCAGTAACCATATACTTACTCTGCATTTCAATTAGCTGCAAGTCAGAACCGTTCTCTAAGCCGATGATATCTGAATTCATGCCATCGCTTTTAGAATATTTCTGTCGCTCTTCTTCCAACTGCATCTTCAGTTTTCTAACCTGAAAAAGAAGTGTTCTTTTGTGAGACTCCTAGAAATTCAATAGTTGTGTATCTAAATGTTTAACGAGAAAAAGGCAAAGCGGGCTTTAGATGCCACTGGCTGAGATGGTTCCATaagcaggagcaggagagccGTGCAAAGGAGGCAGGGACCCAGTCCCTGAGGCCGATGGCTGCAGACCCCATTGCCCTCTGTTGGGCGAGTGCCCTCTGCACGCCAATGcacaacccaaacccaccacTCTGGCCAGTGCTGCAGAGACCTCTGCGCAATGCAGGGGCACCCAGTGACTCCAACAGAGCTGCCTTTCCAGGGGAGAAGGCGGTATGAAACTCTGTTTATGCCTTTCTTCTACAGTATAGCTTTTACACTGTAAACACGTATGAAGATAACAAACGATATCTTAGTGAGTTTACAGAAAGAATAATCCACAGCTTTTTGGGGGGTCCTTGTACTCCACCTGGAAGCAATAGTCCTAGACAAGCCTGTAGCACACATTAAGTCTTAAATGATTCCATTTTAAGCTACAGCAGCCgtgtctgtatttttccagtaatTGGGGAACATAGATTCATCATCTATGTGCTCTGTATCTGGAATTTATGAAAATGAGAGCTACTTTTTGACTCCCTTATTAAAATACTGCCCTACAGATAAGCAATACGGGAGTTATACTTGCAAAACTCCCATTCGTGATGCaagtcaaatattttaacagtgatTTCTACAACTATATGGTGATAAATATGCACAGAATACTTTCacttatacacacacattttataCTAAATTTTATTGGCATTTGAAACCAACTATCTATACTAAAATTAAGGTACCTtcccagcaaaaccaaaacattgaCCACTTGAAATTTGCAATGTGTTCAGCTAGAAGCACAAAAGCTATGGTATTCTTAACAACTGTTCAATGGCTATGCTTTCATCAGTCCTCTCTTCTCAATACTGAGCTGTATTAAATACAACTACTTTTGATAAcgtttattttttatttgagtAACTGAAATGATCAAAGAAATAATACCACTTAGCCCTTTGGAAGAAAAGTGCCACTTGAGCTTATGAGAATGTCATTttactgacttcagtgtttCCGCataagacaaaataaaagaaagaacaactTTAATTACATGCACTAATGGCAGTCTCAGCAGCAAGTTAGATTTCACCTAACCAATTAGTGAAATGAGCATTCTTTACCAACCAAGATCTAAGTCACATGGATAAGGACACTAGTGAGAGAAGCTGATAATTCTGGTAGCCAGCCAGGTAAGAAGttgagtattttattttgcttcagtgCCTAAGTATCTGATTGAGCACCTTTGGTGCTTAATATTTGCTTGTTCCTAATATATTAACATTCTGCAAAAGGATACAAAGttctatttctgaaaagaatagCTTATTTTACCTGGGACAATaattcctccttctctccagccAGTTTTCGTAGCCGGATATCTAAAACCAAAGAACccaattaaaaaacagagaaatctgtAAGTAAGATGATGTTTTTCATaactttttgttcattttctaataaaatggTTTTCAAAGTTAAAACTAATAGCACTGGGAGCACAAAACTTTGATATCTCACTAATGACATACCAGCCCTCAGttaagagcagaaaaaagggaaaaacattcATTCACACTGTTTATTAGtgtaacaattttaaaagcaagatcTGACTTTAGTAATTcttcaaagcaaattaaaaacagcaactttttttttaataataaaacagttttgtcTCAGTATCTAGAACAGCCGTTTCCAACAAACTTGTCCTCTGATTCTCTTGAAGATTTCTGTCTCTTCCAGGAACACACTAAGCTTCCCCATCCGTTTAGAAAGTTTGTAGAAAGTGTtctcaaaccagaaaaaactaTTTGGGAAAGTACCCACAGGAATGTTGCAATATCTCTAATCAGTTAAGATGACCAGCAATGGCTACAAAAGTGTCTGTCAAGCAATGCCATGCTAAGATTAGAGCAGCTCCCTTGAAAACTGTGTTTGACAGTAACAAAGCATAAAGACATCTCTATTTCACCATGATGGAGCCACAGCAGAAACATGTATCAAGTGAAActtctgtcaaaacaaaaatatgtaactATTATGTACTACGTAAAAATATAATGCAAGTCTATAGATACGCTTCTTTGCACGTCAACTAGCAGAGTTTTACAGTGGATTGACTACGCATTCAATAACTTGTTAAACTTAAGGATAAAAGCAAGTCAAAATAAAGCTCCCTACACCAGTATCTTCCTGTTGTCTATGtcatttttttgaatgtttttaaactttttttcctctaatgtGATGACAGACTGCACTTGCTTTACACTAATAAAGGCAAAAGTATTTCAAGGAAGGGGAAAGCATATCCAAAAAATGGTTTTCTATAACAAGTTTTTTTCATTGATTATACatacttttaaagattttttttcttgaaacaatggaaaatacatTCATACAAAAGATTACACTTTTAGGAAAGATCTTTTCTGACAGTAATAAAACAAACTGGATCAAGAGATCCAAACAGTTGCACACATCCAAGCACATactatattttgcttttttttaactcaaaacAAATGATCTGTCTTTTTactcaacattttaaaaaaacccaacaaaaaaaaaaacaaccaaaaagaaaattacagtctTGAAAGTTGTGTAAGCATGTATTTCAGAAGCATCACAGGTATCTTTTCGTGGCTGTAAATCACAAACCACTGCaaacagaagggaaacaaaGTCTTCAAACACTCtataaagttatattttttgatatttttaccTAGTGGTCCTTCTCCTGCAGATTCCAAGACTTGAGCAGCTTCCTGCGATACAACTGTTATTGCACCAACCACTGATTCATGGTTTACATCACCGTTTGGTGTGCCATCTGGAATAATAACTAATCCgtgtttctaaaaatacaaaagaaaaaaaaccctattgaTACAAGACCAGTGCTAGAACATAACTgaacagaaaagttttttaaaagcttttcaattTGATCGAAACACGTACAATGAAATGCACCACTTATCCTACCCTAAGGTCAGGTTTTGAGACTGCACAAGAATAGTAACcatccttcctctttttcattGACCTTGATTTCATGCCAAATGCCTCGAATTTTGTTACTGTAAAGTAGCTGCTACCAACATACCTCTCCTCTCTTCATTGTTTCCTTCAGGTCAGCCAACTCCTCTCTGAGCTCATCTCGCTCATTCTTAATGCAGTCAAAGtaatctttctgtctttctaggGCCTGGGTTCAGGCAGATCGCAAGAAAAAGAGCGgcacagagaaaaagcacatGACAGAGAGATTTTTCTACAAGTAAATACAAAGAGCTcaataaaagtaaagaaaagaaaaggggtaATTAATAAATAGAAACATACACCTCTGATAACTACCTTTTACAAATTTCATATCTAGCCTTATTGCTGCATGTTTGTCACgacacattttttccccaggtaaCTCTTAGTAGATTCTAGCATAGATTTTTCTTTAGTGGATTCCATTTTTGGTAGATTTTGATAAACTAAATTGAATACCAAAAGAGTAAGTGATTCTTTTTGAATACAAGCACTCTGTGgccagaaataaaatttcatagGGTATAAGTAGTAGAAATCTTACCTCATAGAAGACCTTGAATAATACTAGTTTATTTACTAGTTGCTTAAGTATTACAATGACTCTACTAAACCCAAAAGCAACCAGTTTTACAGGGgacaaaaaatgcagcaaacacCAGCAGCACTATTttagcacacacaaaaaaaaggactgCAGCTAAAAGCACAATATGGACGCAGATGGGTTTGCCCACCTATGCTGGAGCTGTGTTAGCTGGCAGCTAATCAGACACTTGCACTTGACTGGGCAGCATCCTATTATTCCATTCAAATTCAATACTGCATGCATTATAAATAATCCTGACCACACAGGAACTGCAAAAGTGCACACACATTTTGCCAAGAAAATTATCTAACTAAACCTTATGTCATGCATCAATGTTTAGGAATGGACTGAtactgagaaagaaatgaaggtgTGTACCTTTGTTTTGTAACTGCCCCACATACCTGCAGTATGCTGAATTTTAATAGTTATCTAGGATCTGTATATTAGAGCCATGTTTTAATGCATTACTCTTAATTTCAATAGAAAAGTTTAAGAAGTGCTGTTGTACTTGGTTTATTAGTATGTAAAtgcaacatttaaaatttaagtaatttaaCATGTATGAAAGCATTAGCTGTCACATCATAGTTTAAGAATTCATAAGATGTCCTTTTGTTTCCTAACACATACTAGAACTCTAACTACATTATAAACAGTGTGAAGAACCCTAATCATTAGATTTTGTGTTCCACTTAAAGATACATACACCTTCACCATTTCTGAGGAACAGAGGCAGAGATGGAGGGGGAAATAAGTTCACTGAGTTGACAGAAAGTACACAGAGCCCAGAATCATACTGCAGACAGATTCTGTATGTTTAGCAGtgccctgggatgctgctgacCTTCCCAAAACATCCTGTCTATCCTCACCCCCTATGCACAAGTCTTGGGAATCAGAAAATTTTGAAGGGGAAGGAACTGAAACTGATATAACTCTATTTCTTTACCTATGGAGAGATTAGCAATCATTATTCAATGTTGAAAAACTTTAGTAATAAACTGCTAGTATTTGTATGCTCAGGGATTACAATACATGACATGGATTTCATATGAAATTTACTTCTGCAACTCTGCTGTTGGGATGGGGCACAGAAATCAGGACAACTAAGCTCTGCAGGCATGTTTTAACATACCAATACAATTATATGTGACAATTTATCAAAAAGTAGATTTGTCTGGGGTCCTATTTTCTAAATATTCCAAAAACCTGCACGAAGTCTATACCAAACTCAGATACGCCATTGCTAATTGTAAATTGGCAATGCATGTACAGTTTGGAGCCACCAAACAGTAAAACAGCTGTATATTTCAGGAATATAACCTGGAAGTTACAGTTAAGTGTCCTCAACTTGATCTAATTTAAGACCAAATACAACTGCAAATTTCAATCACTTCGTAGAAACAGGACAATGAAAGGCAGCAGGTGTAAAACAAACTCATGCTATCTCTGTTCTGCTTGCCTCCCTTTCTTCCCGAGGTAGCATCAGGCTAACTTGCATACATGGTAGAACTAGGTCACAATTTTAGTTATAAATTACTCCTCTATGAAGCTTCTCAGATTTCTGAAGCTGGAATAGAGTGAAAATTAAAGCTACTCGGTACTGGGGAGAAAGACTTAAAAACTGTGAGCTAAGAAAAGTACACAAGTGTTTTTAGATAacagaagtgagaaagaaaaaacagcagtatttttttcattttaagaaccAGAAGATTTCCATTTCGAGatggtaaaaaaaccctccaaattaaaaataaagaaaaaaatcccattatgGTGTTTACAAGAACGCAGAAACTGGCAGGAAAATTTCAgctaaaggaaaatgtatttttctggtCAATCTGGCTGGTAGCTATTATGTTGAACATTAGATAAATTATATGTTCTGTACTAACTCTGgcacaaaaaaaattgcacaaatCTAGACAGTCCAGAACACAAAGGTGAAGCCTAAGTATGGAAATAATATGGCTaattaaaggttaaaaaaaaaaacactttcagaagaATGTTCAGAAAGCACTTGTAAATGttaaactattattttatgATGGAAGAAAAGATTGAAATACAAATTGAAGGactgaaacatgaaataaatatggATTGAAATAAGACAGTAtaacagggctttttttttttttttttttttttaaagtgggcATCATCAGGTAAAAGATAACTTTTCAAAGTGACTTGAACTCCAGCAAATACACAGATTTCTTAGAAAATTGCTTTATGTCAAAATCTGACTTAAAATTCAATTAGAGCAAAACAACCCTAGAGTTCCTAAGAGGCAGAAAATTCCTTTCTGAACACTTTCCAGTCAGCAACCTCTCACCACCCAGGCAATCTACTTGTGGACCAGAACAGCCACAAGTTCAGAGTCCTGTGGTTATTACCAACGATCAGGCTGACTCTTAACAGTTTTACTCCTTTTGTGCTGCCCAGAAGCAAAGCTGACAAACCCTGCCTGACCTACACTAGCTGCATAGTTAGCATCAACAGTTCTTCCTTCCACAGGAGCCCTACAGATGGTCCTCAAAAGGTCCCACTTAACCACTGTTTTGATTCTCTCAATTCCCATACCTGGTAACTCTGGTATTTTGTGTGTGGTATCACCGTACCAGCTTGGTTCAGTGATGCATCCAAGCTAACCAGCCCTAGAAAGATCAGAAGTGCAATACAGGAATGCACAAGTTGACCACAGAAATCAATTCAAGGTCAAATTTTTTATCTCTAGGTATGACAAACGCAAGTGTGATGTACAGTTGTTCAATGAGGCCTCTCTACATTTTGGTCCTTAGCTCCTGCAGCATTCTAGGTTTTCTATTATTTAGAGTATTTAATCTCTCTTATCTCAGGTAGTGTAGACCATTTCAAAATCCACTAATTCCTATGCAAATTGTTAAGATGATGACAGAGGCAGGACTCAAATGGCAAGCAAGCTTTGAAGTGTTCAGGTTCTGAAAACTTGTATTTGCCTCTAGGGAGATTAgatctttaaaaacaatttcaaatctgcataaaattcctttttttttgaatAAGGAAACAATGACTTTTTCAAGCCATGAATTCAGGTAAAAgatgttttgtaaaaaattgtaaaattgtataCATAACAGTTTATTATGTTATAGATTTCATTTGTATTATTCATCATTATGCAAGTAAAGATGAAATGGAGCTCATTTtataaagaagagaaagattgcaaaacattttaaatatttaaattgggACTGGCCTTCATTTCTTTGGTGTACACAGCATTCCTTGGGGTGTGGGGGGCATTCATCTActtctaaaatgcaaaaatacctTTCCCCCCATATTTGATTCATACCCCTATTCTTTTATCTTTCCAATTAATTGTCTCCTGGAGATCAAACACCTCTTTGGTTATGGAGTCTATATTCTGCTGCATGCGTTGATTCTCCTGTAGTAAATAGGATGAGGGAAGagtaaaagaggaaagaagtaaagaaatggaaaaaacccaaacattcaAACAGATAAAGGAAATAAGTAACAGAAGTCAACCAAAGAGTTTATGAGCatgaagataaagaaaaaaagaccaactTAATATATTCTTTATGAATTCATGCAAGAGAACAGTAATGAATTTTATTCAATCAGTGTTGATAGGAGAATTTAGTGCAGCTAGAGCTACTTTTCTTTAGTAACAGTTCTCACTGCAGACTCAGGATAACATCtttctacaggaaaataaacttcCTTGTAATTTTCAGATACTTTCAAGTACCATTTGGAAGAGAAACTAATGTTAACAAACAGTTTTAGGAGTGttttacaaaatagaaaatcttCTTGAAAGAATAAAGGAAGTTTGAATCAGGTATCCAGGGAGTGAAATAGGGCTTCTGACTGCTTTCTGATACTAAATTAATATATATCAAGTGCAgtcctatttttatttaacactgcattttgctgcttgCACTGCAAACATAACTACAATTCTTTACTGTGTTCATACAAATATGTATGAAGATGACTTAATTTTGAAGGCTACAGACAATTTTTTGCCCTTCTAGTGAGTAAACTTGATTTTGCACCTGGGAATGGAAGACAATGTGTTTCTGCAAAACACTAAATGGCTTCAGCTAGATCTTCTGTTAATGTTAATAGACAGAAAAGTTACTCAAATGTTAAATATGGGCCAAATCTTTGAAGGAACTGTATGCATTTGGTGAATATTCAATGCATATGCTACATTCTACCACAGCAAACACTCCAGACAAATCTACTGTATATTCTTGTTtcacatactttaaaaaacctaagcggaaaaacccaaacaaccaaaaatcaaagtagtaaaaaagctttttaattcaCATTGAAGTCAAAGAGAACCCAGAGCAAGCAACAAAGCTAACAAACCAGAACCTGCTAAGCTTTTTGCTTGTCAGCATCAATCTGCCACTAAATGCTGCTACTTAGGCTTatctaatttgttttcttctgctagTAAATCATATCAACTCCAGGTTCGTGAAGCTTATTATTTCCTCAGTAACCACAACAGATCTGGGACTCTTCAAAAGTCTTTTGGAGTTACTGTACTACTAACCTGGAGAGCACAAGAACTTAGTGGGGAAAGAAACTGATCAATGAAATGCAATATTATatagcttttgaaaatctggtaGTGGAAACCTTGGCTCATCAATTTTAACTGAAACCAAATGGCAGTGGGAAAATGATGTATTAACTGAACGAAGACTTCCAGCACAAGAATTGAAATCAACAGGAAAAGGACACCTGCATACTGTTGATCTCTGTGGACATACCTTGGTGGACCATTCCAAAATGAAGACTCACAATAGCTCTAGGACTTCAGGGAACACCGATTTGtttccagaggaaaaaggtggtggggaggaggaggaaacacACTGAACAGGGCAAGGGAAGCAAGAGAACACACCGCACACCCAGTAACATGGTTATGACCCAATACCATTGCTGACCACTGTTGCTACATTTATTCTTGACTGGTAAGTAAACAAATATTCATTACTGGAAACTTCAGTGGCTGATGCTCAAAAAAGTTGAAATAACTGAAATGGAAACTTTTGGGAAAGGCAAAGAATAACATTGTATTATCCATGCATTAGAACTGGctatgcaaatgtattttagcCATACAAACATTAGTTCTGCCcttgcaaggaagaaaagatacaAGGAACCTTCATGAGAACCACAATTCTCACAAGAATTAAGGATTTTATAAGATGTAACACACATGAAAAACCTGCAGAGACTTCTTCAACTTTATAGAGTTTGATATCTTAAGTTCTGTGCcctagaagaaaataaattctttcttaaaaatgtgaGATTTTGTGTGTGATTCAAATCTTAGACCATATTTATTTGCAGAAGTTCTATCAAACACTATCTCATATGAACATACCTCTATCAATTCATCCCTCTGTCGAAGGCCCTCTTTAAGTTCATCCAGCTTATGCTGCAGAACAAGGCACGtgtgtttctgtctttccaATTCCTGTATTaagtaaagtatttttatttactttggcTTTGACATTTGCaatataaagtttaaaaaaaagttagtagTATCACTTAACAAAACATTATCTAAGAAAATACTGTGACAATCTGAGAAATTTTACCTACCAAGTGgctaaaaatcacagaatcagtGTTTTAGGTAAGTTCTCCAGATACTTGCTTACAGAAGactttatttaataaaatgtagagtagaaagaaaagatacaCTTAAAGGCTTAAGCAcaatattaaagagaaaagcacagaTACAGAATTTATCTAAATATTGTTGTTAAAAGCTGTCATAACAAAGTGGGACAGAACATGTCCCATTTGATGTAAATGCACAGTTTATCTTTAGTGTGTTGAATTAATTAAATAACTCTTttcctggggtggggtggtagaggtgttttcctttttcaagaaaaatgacGCAATACTCAAAAAATCTTTGATTACTGAGATAGACTTAGTTACTAGGCAGTCCAGGCTTctatggtttatttttataattataaaaaaagtcttaaaaatcaGTACCTTTGACTTCTCTTCATTCTCCCTATAGAACTCTGCTATCTGTTCTTCTTTCTCCTCAATGACATCCTTTAGAGTATCCACTTGGTAAACCAAGTTGTTTTTCTCATTGTCTAGTTGAGCATTGGAAACCATAGCTTTCTTGTACTTCTCTTCAACTTCAGCTAGCGAATCCTAGATAATAGAAAAGCTTACATTAGTCTAACTTTCTGATGCATTTTCATAATACTAAAATACCATCATAACACTGAAGGGTGCTATATGTTACACAGCAAAattatgcaaacatttttgtttctgaattatATTCCTGTCTTCCCTTTAGAGATACCAAGTCACAGTTCAACTTCCATTATCCAGGTTAGGTCatacacagcaaagaaaagttATCATTACAAAAGTATGAAAATTACAAGATAATATTCCACTTGTGTTTTCTACTCTGCCATCTTCACAACTTAACCTATAGGGATGGAATAGTAATACCACAGCCTTATTGTATTTTCAGTGCATGCACGAGAGGACACCTCAGAATGAAGCAACAAATCTGACAGAGAACTCAGACAATTAAATCACTAAAAAAGATCACAGAAATCTCTAGGAGTAAGCTTTAACTTAACACTCATTATTTAAGTAGTGCTGTTACCTCAGATTCCAAGATTTAAGGCAGTcacattttttcagtaataCTGATTCTCTGTTTAAGCAGGCATTTTGTCTATTTTTTACCAATATttttgggtaaaaaaaaaaaagcatgtaaaaatcCACATGCTTGATTCTCTGCTTGAAGGTGCACATATGCCTTGCTATGTATATTCCTATACACGCAATTCTCTCACatttaccaaaataattttatccaTTCCTCCCCCCGGTACTATAACAAATGTCAACTATTCAAATACTAGAACAGCTATTACTCCAGGAACTTTTAAACATGAAATGATTTTAACAtgcattcttttaaatatacaaaaattttgtttcagagtcCCAATTTTAGACTTGAAAAAGAAGTGTTATGCCATTCTCTTTCCAAAGTAGACCTGTGTCCTACTACAAATCCCTTAGTATTTAATGTAATCTGTTCTTTCAAGGCCTAAATAGCATAAcctccatttttaatttttttatattatgaCAGTAAAAACACTAGCACAGGAAGGGCACCAGGCTTGGGTTTTCCAGAAAATGGAACAGTAGGACTAAGGACTAAGATGTTAGGGGAGAAGGTGGTAACAATCTACGTTCCCTAAGGAAACACTAAGGAGTGCTATCTGTTATAGAGTAAAGTTACACAACCATTTCTTTCGGAATTGTATTTGTGTCTTCTCTTTAGAGATACCAAGTCACAGTTCAATATTCCAGtataaaaaaaacaagaaagccCAACTCCCAAACATATTCTGAATCTCCATTTTGAGAAAGTTGTCCCTAAGTATGTATTTTACCTTTTGTAATTTTATCATAACCACATGTTTTTATACCTCTCTGTTCCATTCACTGAATTCTGGAATTTTGTGCTGgagaaacacagtattttagaaactccagaaaaaataacttaagaTGCATCCTGATAGACTACAGATCAGAAGtgacaatgaaaatattgaaaataaaagaaaggtaCTACTGTAATCTGGGAAGTAGAAAATAGCAAACAGTAAAGATTCAGGataagagagaagaaaacaatgaaaaaatgaagaatatattAACTGCATTCAAGTAATTCTTAAAGTCACAGAAAACCTCTTTTTTGATGGTGTAAACATGACAAATCTTGTGAAGATTGGTAAAACAAGATGTCAGAGTCAGCAAACCTTCCAAAGATTTTCAAAGAGTAATTCAAtttagaggagaaaagaaaaattaaaatgaatgctgCAGTCTTTTTATGGGGAGATAccaaaatttaacaaaaagtacaactaggaaaaaaattccaatttGATTATTTCTGTGAGTATGGTGAGTGGAAGCATGCAGTAATTTAGGCTGGCAAAGATCTGGATGCCATCTGGTCCAATC containing:
- the LRRFIP2 gene encoding leucine-rich repeat flightless-interacting protein 2 isoform X5, with protein sequence MGTPGSGRKRTPVKDRFSAEDEALSNIAREAEARLAAKRAARAEARDIRMRELERQQKELEEKSEKSHSEIFSRPSSRNSVSATPLSGNSSRRGSGDTSSLVDPDASLSELRDIYDLKDQIHDVEGRYMQGLKELKDSLAEVEEKYKKAMVSNAQLDNEKNNLVYQVDTLKDVIEEKEEQIAEFYRENEEKSKELERQKHTCLVLQHKLDELKEGLRQRDELIEALERQKDYFDCIKNERDELREELADLKETMKRGEKHGLVIIPDGTPNGDVNHESVVGAITVVSQEAAQVLESAGEGPLDIRLRKLAGEKEELLSQVRKLKMQLEEERQKYSKSDGMNSDIIGLENGSDLQLIEMQRDANRQISEYKFKLSKAEQDITTLEQNIGRLEGQVARYKNAAENAEKVEDELKAEKRKLQRELRTALDKIEEMEMTNNHLMKRLEKMKANRTALLSQQ
- the LRRFIP2 gene encoding leucine-rich repeat flightless-interacting protein 2 isoform X8, producing the protein MGTPGSGRKRTPVKDRFSAEDEALSNIAREAEARLAAKRAARAEARDIRMRELERQQKELEEKSEKSHSEIFSRPSSRNSVSATPLSGNSSRRGSGDTSSLVDPDASLSELRDSLAEVEEKYKKAMVSNAQLDNEKNNLVYQVDTLKDVIEEKEEQIAEFYRENEEKSKELERQKHTCLVLQHKLDELKEGLRQRDELIEKHGLVIIPDGTPNGDVNHESVVGAITVVSQEAAQVLESAGEGPLDIRLRKLAGEKEELLSQVRKLKMQLEEERQKYSKSDGMNSDIIGLENGSDLQLIEMQRDANRQISEYKFKLSKAEQDITTLEQNIGRLEGQVARYKNAAENAEKVEDELKAEKRKLQRELRTALDKIEEMEMTNNHLMKRLEKMKANRTALLSQQ
- the LRRFIP2 gene encoding leucine-rich repeat flightless-interacting protein 2 isoform X6; protein product: MGTPGSGRKRTPVKDRFSAEDEALSNIAREAEARLAAKRAARAEARDIRMRELERQQKELEEKSEKSHSEIFSRPSSRNSVSATPLSGNSSRRGSGDTSSLVDPDASLSELRDSLAEVEEKYKKAMVSNAQLDNEKNNLVYQVDTLKDVIEEKEEQIAEFYRENEEKSKELERQKHTCLVLQHKLDELKEGLRQRDELIEALERQKDYFDCIKNERDELREELADLKETMKRGEKHGLVIIPDGTPNGDVNHESVVGAITVVSQEAAQVLESAGEGPLDIRLRKLAGEKEELLSQVRKLKMQLEEERQKYSKSDGMNSDIIGLENGSDLQLIEMQRDANRQISEYKFKLSKAEQDITTLEQNIGRLEGQVARYKNAAENAEKVEDELKAEKRKLQRELRTALDKIEEMEMTNNHLMKRLEKMKANRTALLSQQ
- the LRRFIP2 gene encoding leucine-rich repeat flightless-interacting protein 2 isoform X4; its protein translation is MGTPGSGRKRTPVKDRFSAEDEALSNIAREAEARLAAKRAARAEARDIRMRELERQQKELEEKSEKSHSEIFSRPSSRNSVSATPLSGNSSRRGSGDTSSLVDPDASLSELRDSLAEVEEKYKKAMVSNAQLDNEKNNLVYQVDTLKDVIEEKEEQIAEFYRENEEKSKELERQKHTCLVLQHKLDELKEGLRQRDELIEENQRMQQNIDSITKEVFDLQETINWKDKRIGALERQKDYFDCIKNERDELREELADLKETMKRGEKHGLVIIPDGTPNGDVNHESVVGAITVVSQEAAQVLESAGEGPLDIRLRKLAGEKEELLSQVRKLKMQLEEERQKYSKSDGMNSDIIGLENGSDLQLIEMQRDANRQISEYKFKLSKAEQDITTLEQNIGRLEGQVARYKNAAENAEKVEDELKAEKRKLQRELRTALDKIEEMEMTNNHLMKRLEKMKANRTALLSQQ
- the LRRFIP2 gene encoding leucine-rich repeat flightless-interacting protein 2 isoform X2, whose amino-acid sequence is MGTPGSGRKRTPVKDRFSAEDEALSNIAREAEARLAAKRAARAEARDIRMRELERQQKELEEKSEKSHSEIFSRPSSRNSVSATPLSGNSSRRGSGDTSSLVDPDASLSELRDIYDLKDQIHDVEGRYMQGLKELKDSLAEVEEKYKKAMVSNAQLDNEKNNLVYQVDTLKDVIEEKEEQIAEFYRENEEKSKELERQKHTCLVLQHKLDELKEGLRQRDELIEENQRMQQNIDSITKEVFDLQETINWKDKRIGALERQKDYFDCIKNERDELREELADLKETMKRGEKHGLVIIPDGTPNGDVNHESVVGAITVVSQEAAQVLESAGEGPLDIRLRKLAGEKEELLSQVRKLKMQLEEERQKYSKSDGMNSDIIGLENGSDLQLIEMQRDANRQISEYKFKLSKAEQDITTLEQNIGRLEGQVARYKNAAENAEKVEDELKAEKRKLQRELRTALDKIEEMEMTNNHLMKRLEKMKANRTALLSQQ